TCTCTTTTTCAACGTGCCGGGCCCACTGCTCGGCGAAGAACATCAGCTTCTCCGGATTCGGCCCGCGGAACGAGTGATGAATCAAGTGCCGATACGGCGGGTAACCAAAGTCTTTGCGCAACTTCAACTCGCCCTCGGCAAACCCATCGAAGTCAGCGTGCCGCGAAAACTGAATCGCCTCCGCCTGCGGCGTGAAGGTCTGCACCACGACGACTCCGGCCCGATCGCCCCGCCCCGCCCGTCCGGCCACCTGCACCAGCAACTGGAACGTCCGCTCCGTCGCCCGGAAATCCGGCATGTGCATCGAGATATCGGCATCGACCAATCCGACCAGCGTGACGTTGGGAAAATCCAACCCCTTCGCGATCATTTGGGTGCCGACCAGGATGTCGATCTGCCCCGCCCGGAAGGCCTGCAACACCTGCCGGAAGCGGTTCTTCTTCGACATCGTGTCGGTATCCATACGCTCGATACGAGCGCGCGGCAGCACCCGCTGCACCGCCTCCTCCACCCGCTGCGTGCCCGTGCCACGCCAACGGATCTCCGGCGAATCACACTCCGGACAACGCACCGGCGCGCCGCGTTCGTGGCCACACAGGTGACAGCGCAGCACCTCGTCCGCCCGGTGGTAGGTCATCGAGATGCTGCAATGCGGACACTCCTCCACGTGTCCGCAGGAGCGGCAGATCATCGACGACGAATACCCGCGCCGATTGAGAAAGAGGATCGTCTGCTCCTTGCGCTCAAAGCGGTCCCGCATCTCGCCGACCAGCTTCTGTGAGAGCGTCGTCATGCCGCGTGAGCGCATCACTTCGATGCGCATGTCGACCACGTCGATGAACGGCAGCTGCCGGTCGTCGATGCGTTGCGTCATGTGCAGGTGTTTGTAGCGACCAGCCTGGGCATTGGCATAACTCTCCAACGAGGGCGTGGCCGAACCCAGCACACAGAGCGCGTTGTTCAACTTGGCCCGCATCACCGCCACGTCGCGCCCGTGGTAGCGCGGCGTTTCGTCCTGTTTGTAGGCCGGCTCGTGTTCCTCATCGACCACGATCAGCCGCAGGTTCTGCACCGGCGCAAAGATCGCCGACCGCGCTCCGACCACGATACGCGCCCGCCCGGTCGCGAGCTCGTGCCAGCCGTCGACCCGCTCGCCTTCACTGAGCAACGAGTGCCACACCACCGCGTTTTGCCCCGGCGCGATCGCTTCGAGCCGACTGCGCAGGCGTGCCACCGTTTGCGGCGTAAGCGCCACTTCCGGCACCAGAAACACCACCCCGCCGCCGGTCTCCAGCGCCTCGTGGATGGCGCGCAGGTAAACCTCCGTCTTGCCGGATCCGGTCACGCCCTGCAGCAGGGTCACGCCAAAGGTGTCGCGTTCGATCTCGGCCTTGAGCGCCTCGTAGGCCGCCTGCTGCTGTTCATTGAGCAAGTGCGGCAGCGCCGCCACCAGCTCGCCTTCCGCAAAATCGTCGGAATACGCCACCCGGTTGACCCGCCGCGCCTCTTCGCGCACGGCCCCACGCTTCAGCAGCGCGTTGAGCGAGGACGCCCCCACCCCGAGTCGTTTGAGCACCAGCGGCTTCGAGACCGGCTTAAACTGCTGCACCAGGAACAGGTAGAGCTTGGCCTGTTGCGGGGCCTTTTTCTCCAGCGCGGCCACCTCCTCCGGGGTCAACTTTTCGCCCACCACCAGGAGTTTCTCCTGCTTGAGCGCGGCCGCCCGCCGCACTGCGCCGGGCAACATGGTTTCGATGATCCCGTCCAGCGGCGCCGCGTAATAGACCGCCATCCACTTGGCCAATTCCAGCAAATCCGCCGGCAGGGCCGGAAAGTCGTAAACGAGCTCCGCGATATGTTTCAGGCGATCGACCGGAAAGTCGTCCGGCGCCCCCACCATGCCCACGATACCGAGCACAAAGCGCCGCCCGATCGGCACGCGCACGAGGGATCCTTTCGCCACGGCAGGCGCGAGCCGCTCCGGCACTTTGTAGTGCAGCAGCTTGTCGAATCCGGCTATGGGATGCACCCCGACGATCATGAGTTGCCCTCCATGAGCGGAGCCGCGTCCGGGTGCAACCGTTCTCCCGTTTTCGCCGCCGCTTTGCGCCCCACAACCCGACGTTGACACTCTCGCCACCGAACCGTGACAGTCAGCGCTGTGAGCAACGACGCCGCGCGCGAAAAATTCAAAACCTACCTCGGCACCAAGGGACTACGCGTCACCAACCAACGCTTGGCCATTTTTGAGGCCGCCTTCGCGCAGACCGAGCACTGCACCGCCGAAGAGCTGCTCGACCACGCCCGCGCCATCGACGACTCCGTCTCCCGCGCCACCGTTTACCGCACCCTGCCGATCATGGTGGAGAGCGCCCTCCTGCGCGAAATCGATATCGGCAAGAACCTCAAATACTACCTGCCCAACGTCGAGGGCGGCACCGAGGTCTCCCAGGTCATTTGCCTCGATTGCGACAAGATCTTCGAGATCAACGCCCCTTTCCTCGAATGGTATGGCAACTCCGTCGCGTCCCGCGTCGGACTCCGCCCGGTCTCCCAGCGCCTGCAGGTGTCCGCCCGCTGCAACGCATTGCGTGACACCGGCGTCTGCAAACACCGCCCGGCCTGAGTCCGCGCCGCTCGCCCTCCGCGCTCCCATCGCCTCCCGCCATGGCCCGCAAAGAAGACCCGGAATGGGAAATCGGCTTTTTTGAGTCGGTCCTCAAGCGCGACCCGCGCTACATCGACGTGATCGCCATCCTCGGTGGCCTCTACACCAAAACCGGCCGCATCGCCGACGGTCTGCGCATGGACCGTCGCATGGTCAAACTCTGCCCCGAGGACGCCACCGCCCACTACAACCTCGCCTGCTCGCTCGCGCTCACCGACCGCCGCGCCGACGCCATCCGCACCCTGCGCCACGCCATTGAGCTAGGCTACGACGACTACGATTGGATGGAAAACGATCCGGACCTCTCCTGCCTCCAGGACTACCCGGAGTTTCGCGACATGATCACCTTCCTGAAGTCGAAATAAGCCGAATTCCCGACCGCCCCCGTTGCGCCGTTCCCGCGCCGCCTTCCTCTTTTTCCCATGCCCGCCGTCCTCGATTACGAACCTCTCATCGTCGCTCCGCGCACCAGCGCGCCGGCCTTGACCGCTATTCAGGAGGAAATCCTCCAACTCAAAAAGGAGCGCAACGCCGTCATCCTCGCTCACAATTACCAGGTCGAGGCGATCCAACAGGTGGCCGACTACGTGGGCGATTCCCTCGGGCTCTCGTATCAGGCGCAGGCCGCCGAGGCCGATGTCATCCTTTTCTGTGGTGTGCACTTCATGGCCGAGACCGCGAAGATCGTGAACCCCGGCCGCACCGTGCTCCTGCCCGACCTCGACGCCGGTTGCTCACTCTCCGATTCGTGCCCGGCCGATCGCCTCGCCGCCTACAAAGCCGAACACCCCGAAGTGTATGTGGTGGCTTACATCAACTGCTCGGCAGGCGTGAAAGCGTTGTCCGACGTGATCTGCACCAGCGGCAACGCCATGAAGATCGTCAGCCAGGTGCCGGCCGACCGCGAAATCCTCTTTGTGCCGGACCAAAACCTCGGCCAATGGGTCAGCCAGCAAACCGGCCGCCCGATGCAACTCTGGCCGGGCAGCTGTTACGCCCACGTGCAATTCACCACGGCGGCGATCGAGAAGATCCGCCTGCAATTCCCCGACGCTCCGGTCGTCGCCCACCCCGAGTGTGTGCAGGCCGTGCGCGATCTGGCGGACGAAGTGTGTTCCACCGAACTCATGGTGAAGTTCGCCAAGGAAACGCCCGCCGAACGCATCATCGTGGTGACCGAAAGCGGCATGCTCCACCGCCTGCAGAAAGAGGTGCCACACAAAACCTTCATTGCCGGCCCGACCAACACCTGCGCCTGCAACGATTGCCGCTTCATGAAGATGAACACGATCGAGAAGGTCCGTGACGCCCTGAAGCACATGACCCCGGCCATCGAAGTGCCCGAAGACATCCGCACCGCCGCCCTCACCCCGATCCAGCGCATGCTGGATTGGAGCAAGCGCTGAAGCGGAAACGCCGTCGCCACTCCGACGCCCGCGGGCGACAGGCTGGATTCGAACACAACATTGTAGGCGGCGAGCTTGCTCGCGCTAACGCTGCCTCTCCGCCCGCCACTCCACCGCACGCGGGCGACAAGCCCGCGGCTACATCCCCCGTCCTGGTGTAGCAGCGGCCGTCTCGGCCGCTCCACCCTCCCCCTCGGCCACGTGGTCAAACCACTCCGACGTTAGCGCGAGCAAGCTCGCGGCCTACACTCCGTAGTCGACCGCGACACTGTAGGCTGCGAGCTTGCTCGCGCTGCGTTGCCTCTCCGCCCGCCACCCCACCGCCCGCGGGCGACACGCCCGCGGCTACAGGCCCGTCATGGTGTAGCAGCGGCCGTCTCGGCCGCTCCGCTGCCCCTCGGCCCGCCTCCCTACCGGCGGATCCCGAACAACAACTGTAACGCGGTCTGCAGATCGCGGTCCGGTTGCGGTTTGCCGCTGCGGTAGCGCACCAGGTCCTTGCAGCGGCAGCTCTTCAACAAATCATCGTCGGTCCAAACCACCTGCGCTTCCAGACTACGGTAACCCTCCACCTCCGCCTGCTCCAGCGGGCGCCACGCAAAGGGCAGGCCGAAGCGGTCGAAGGTCACTTCCCAGCCGGCAACCGGCAGCGGCGTGGAATTCGTGACCTGCAGCGAGGGATAACGCAGCACAAAGTCCGGCGTGACCGTGGTCGCCACCCGCACCGTCACCGCCGGCTTCGACGCCCGCAGGAACTCATCAAAGGTATTCACTTCCTGGGCACGGAAGGCGTCGTAAAACGCCTTCGGATCAAACCCCACCAGGTTCATCCCGTTCCAGAGGCCGTGATCGTTGCGGCTGCCAAACTTTTTCCAGTCATACCAATCCTGGAACTGATCCGTCATTCGCACCCCCATTTCAAAATGCACGTGGGCGCGGTCCTTCGGGATCGTGTAACCACCCGCACTGCGTCCCATCACGCCGATCACTTGGGCCGTGTTCACCCGCCGCCCCACGGCGATGCCGCTGTCGACCGAGGCCAGATGCGCATACAGCGTGTAAATGGCCGGACTCACCGTGTCATGCTCGATCACCACATAGCGCCCGTAGGAACTGGCGCCGGCCCGTGGGTTGATGTGTCGCACCACCCCCTCGAGCACGGTGTAAACCAAATCGGTCGCCTCGCCGCGACGGTCCCGCTCGATCGGCATGAGGTCCAGCGCTTCATGAAACTGGTTTCCCGACGAGCGCACACAGCCAAAGAGTCCCGATTCCACCAGCCCCGAAACGGTGGGCTGGATATACGCCTCCAAGGGCTCGCCATTCGCGTAGGCATGATTGGCCGTCGGCCACGCCAGACGCAGTCGCTCCGCGTCGGTTTGCGCCGCCAACACGGCGGTGAGCATCGATAGGCCGAGCAAAATTCGTCCGAGACGTAGCATGCTATCCCACTAAGCGGCCTTTGCCATGGAGAGCAAATCCATCACGCACTCATCGCGTCCATGATCTCGCCGCCGACCGCATCGGCGACCAGTCGACCGCGGGTGGTCAGGCGCACGCGGCCGTCCGCACTGCGCTCCGCCAGCTCGCTGTCGATCAAACGGCCCAACACCCCGCGCGCCGCCGACCACGCTCCCGCCGGAAACCGTCGCGCCAGCGCCACCGGATCCACGCCCGCATTCATGCGCAGCCCAAATATCAACGCGTCCTCCGCGAGCAGCGCCGGCGTCAACTCGACGCGGTCGTCGCTCATGCGGGTGCCGACGGCCACCTCGTCCTGCCAACGTTGCAGGTCGCTCGGATTGGCGCCGCGCCAGCCCGCAAATTGCGAGGCCGCCGAGGGACCGAAGCCCACCCACTCGAACATCGACCACGTATTCAGGTTGTGCTGACACACGTGACCGGGCCGCGCGAAGTTGGACACTTCGTATTGGGCATACCCCGCCGCCGCCAACCGCTCCCACGTCAGTTCGTATAGCTTCGCTTCATGCTGTGGATCGAGCTTCACCTTCCCCTCCGAGAGCTTCACCCACAGTTTGGTGTCCTCCTCAAAGGTTAGGCAATAGGTGGAAATGTGATCGGGCGCCAGCGCCAGCCCCTCCTCCAGGTCGGCCAGCCAGGCCGCCTCGTCCTGCCCGGGCAACGCAAACATCAGATCGATGTTCACACTCGCGAAGCCCACCGCCCGGATGCGTTCATACGCGCGATGAATCTGCTCCAGCGTGTGCTGGCGACCCAGCGCATCGAGCAACGCGGGCTGAAAACTCTGCGCGCCCATCGAGATGCGCGTCACGCCCACATCCTTGAGTGCGCGCAGGCGGGCTTCGGTCACGCTGGCCGGCGCCATCTCCACGCTCCACTCCGCCGGAGACGTGCCGCCGCAGTAGTTTTGCACCAGCTCACCGAGCCGACCGAGATCACGTGGCGAGAGCAAACCGGGCGTGCCACCGCCCCAGAACACCGTGTCCACGCGCCGCGCACGCGGCACCAGTGTCATTTCCTTTTCAATACTCTGGAGGAAACCACGCACGCCATCTGCGGTCGGACTCGTCTGATAAAACGCACAGAAATCACAGGTGCTCGCGCAAAACGGCACGTGCACATAGAGGCCGAGCGGTGTCGCGCCGCCGGAGCTTTGTCCTCCGTCCGCGCGTGACATTTCGCTCATTGCCAACGCTGTTTGATTGTGTTGCGAATCGACCACTTTTTAATGCGAACGCACATGCAAAAGAACCGGATCCCCCACGCGAGACGAATCTGGCAATGGCTCGCCGCTGCTACCGTGTTGATCTTCTTCACCGGCTGCGAGGAGATGACCATCACCAACCTTACCCCGTCGGCCGTGCCGGTGAACCCGTCGCAGATCTATACGTTCTCGGCTCGGGTCACCCCCAAATCCCGCGGCTTCATGGAGGGCTCGCTCAACCCGCAAATCGTCATCGACGGCAACATCCACACCATGGATCCCAGCCCGCTCGGTGAGGACATCTACGAGTTCGACTACCAGATCCCGTCCGGTCGCACCGAGGTTTCCTACTACTACCTCGCCACCTTCGACGTGAAGTTCCAGGGCGTCGTGACGCCACGCGAGGCCTACACCGGCGTGATCAGAACCAAACTGCAGGGCCGCCTCGTCCTTTCCATGGTGGTCAACCGTGGTCCCGTCGGTGCCCGCATCGGCATCGTCGGCCAAGGCTTCACCCCACAGGACGTCGTCACCGTCAACGGCCAGCCCGCCCGCACGGTCTTCGATTCTTCCAACTCCCTCAGCTTCTTTGTCCCGTCCGTTCCGCCCGGTCGCAACTACCAGATCGTGGTGCAGAGCCCCACGGGCCAGCAACCGGTCGGCACCTTCCGCGTCGACGGCCTCGCTCTCGAGGTTTTCCCGGCTTCCCTCAATCTCGCCCAAGGTGAGACGCAAAACCTCACCTTCAACCTGCCCCAAGCCGCCCCCGCTGGCGGACTGCTGCTCGACGTCACCACCGACGCCCCGGACAGCGTGATCATGCCCGAGGTCGTGATTCCGGCCGGTTCCACCACTGTCACCGTGCCCGTGCGCGGCGGCCTGCCGGGCAGCGGCAGCCTCTTCCTCACCGGCTTCGGCGGCGGCGAAGTGGTCGTGCCGATTTCGGTGCGCTGAACTTCCCCATTGTTAATAGAGCGCCGCCCCTAGTTGGCGGCGCTTTTTTGTGCCCGTTTTAGAGCTCCCCCAGCTCCAGCATCACCTTGACCGGTCGATGATCGCTGGCGCGCAGGACCGGCGCCGAATCCAGGATCACGGCCTGCCCGTCCCGCACGGCCGATTCGAGCAGGGGCGAAACCATCACATAATCGACCCGCGTGTATTCGTCGTTGCGCCGATAGAGGTGCGTCCAGGTCTCGCCGCGGGAATCACTCGCCGGCACTTCGCGCGCGATCTCCAGTGGTCCTCGTTGCGAAAACGCCCGCAGCGGCCGCCCGGTCGGGCCTTCATTGAAGTCGCCCACGATCAGGAATCGCGCCGTCGCCGGTTCCGGCAACAGCTCGAGGATCCGATCGCGCACAGCCGTCGCTTCGCGTCCGCGGCGCATCTCCGCTTGCGGATCATCCCGCCGCTCTGTCAGCCGGCTCTTCAGGTGCACCACAAACAGCGTCACCTCGCCGGCCGCCGTGGCGAAACGCACTT
This portion of the Actomonas aquatica genome encodes:
- a CDS encoding endonuclease/exonuclease/phosphatase family protein, whose product is MRWRRGRPVLALVLSLIAVAVSGATEGLPREVSVATYNVANYNLTDRQIEGAFMTQYPKPEREKTALRRVIAELDADVLALQEVGDESFLRELRRDLRSDGLDYPHAYVLEAADRTRRLAVLSRLPFTHVGQHRDLSFKYFEGRELVKRGLLEVRFATAAGEVTLFVVHLKSRLTERRDDPQAEMRRGREATAVRDRILELLPEPATARFLIVGDFNEGPTGRPLRAFSQRGPLEIAREVPASDSRGETWTHLYRRNDEYTRVDYVMVSPLLESAVRDGQAVILDSAPVLRASDHRPVKVMLELGEL
- a CDS encoding transcriptional repressor — translated: MTVSAVSNDAAREKFKTYLGTKGLRVTNQRLAIFEAAFAQTEHCTAEELLDHARAIDDSVSRATVYRTLPIMVESALLREIDIGKNLKYYLPNVEGGTEVSQVICLDCDKIFEINAPFLEWYGNSVASRVGLRPVSQRLQVSARCNALRDTGVCKHRPA
- a CDS encoding TPR end-of-group domain-containing protein; its protein translation is MARKEDPEWEIGFFESVLKRDPRYIDVIAILGGLYTKTGRIADGLRMDRRMVKLCPEDATAHYNLACSLALTDRRADAIRTLRHAIELGYDDYDWMENDPDLSCLQDYPEFRDMITFLKSK
- a CDS encoding M23 family metallopeptidase; the protein is MLRLGRILLGLSMLTAVLAAQTDAERLRLAWPTANHAYANGEPLEAYIQPTVSGLVESGLFGCVRSSGNQFHEALDLMPIERDRRGEATDLVYTVLEGVVRHINPRAGASSYGRYVVIEHDTVSPAIYTLYAHLASVDSGIAVGRRVNTAQVIGVMGRSAGGYTIPKDRAHVHFEMGVRMTDQFQDWYDWKKFGSRNDHGLWNGMNLVGFDPKAFYDAFRAQEVNTFDEFLRASKPAVTVRVATTVTPDFVLRYPSLQVTNSTPLPVAGWEVTFDRFGLPFAWRPLEQAEVEGYRSLEAQVVWTDDDLLKSCRCKDLVRYRSGKPQPDRDLQTALQLLFGIRR
- the nadA gene encoding quinolinate synthase NadA, with the translated sequence MPAVLDYEPLIVAPRTSAPALTAIQEEILQLKKERNAVILAHNYQVEAIQQVADYVGDSLGLSYQAQAAEADVILFCGVHFMAETAKIVNPGRTVLLPDLDAGCSLSDSCPADRLAAYKAEHPEVYVVAYINCSAGVKALSDVICTSGNAMKIVSQVPADREILFVPDQNLGQWVSQQTGRPMQLWPGSCYAHVQFTTAAIEKIRLQFPDAPVVAHPECVQAVRDLADEVCSTELMVKFAKETPAERIIVVTESGMLHRLQKEVPHKTFIAGPTNTCACNDCRFMKMNTIEKVRDALKHMTPAIEVPEDIRTAALTPIQRMLDWSKR
- the hemW gene encoding radical SAM family heme chaperone HemW codes for the protein MSRADGGQSSGGATPLGLYVHVPFCASTCDFCAFYQTSPTADGVRGFLQSIEKEMTLVPRARRVDTVFWGGGTPGLLSPRDLGRLGELVQNYCGGTSPAEWSVEMAPASVTEARLRALKDVGVTRISMGAQSFQPALLDALGRQHTLEQIHRAYERIRAVGFASVNIDLMFALPGQDEAAWLADLEEGLALAPDHISTYCLTFEEDTKLWVKLSEGKVKLDPQHEAKLYELTWERLAAAGYAQYEVSNFARPGHVCQHNLNTWSMFEWVGFGPSAASQFAGWRGANPSDLQRWQDEVAVGTRMSDDRVELTPALLAEDALIFGLRMNAGVDPVALARRFPAGAWSAARGVLGRLIDSELAERSADGRVRLTTRGRLVADAVGGEIMDAMSA
- a CDS encoding IPT/TIG domain-containing protein translates to MQKNRIPHARRIWQWLAAATVLIFFTGCEEMTITNLTPSAVPVNPSQIYTFSARVTPKSRGFMEGSLNPQIVIDGNIHTMDPSPLGEDIYEFDYQIPSGRTEVSYYYLATFDVKFQGVVTPREAYTGVIRTKLQGRLVLSMVVNRGPVGARIGIVGQGFTPQDVVTVNGQPARTVFDSSNSLSFFVPSVPPGRNYQIVVQSPTGQQPVGTFRVDGLALEVFPASLNLAQGETQNLTFNLPQAAPAGGLLLDVTTDAPDSVIMPEVVIPAGSTTVTVPVRGGLPGSGSLFLTGFGGGEVVVPISVR
- the priA gene encoding replication restart helicase PriA: MIVGVHPIAGFDKLLHYKVPERLAPAVAKGSLVRVPIGRRFVLGIVGMVGAPDDFPVDRLKHIAELVYDFPALPADLLELAKWMAVYYAAPLDGIIETMLPGAVRRAAALKQEKLLVVGEKLTPEEVAALEKKAPQQAKLYLFLVQQFKPVSKPLVLKRLGVGASSLNALLKRGAVREEARRVNRVAYSDDFAEGELVAALPHLLNEQQQAAYEALKAEIERDTFGVTLLQGVTGSGKTEVYLRAIHEALETGGGVVFLVPEVALTPQTVARLRSRLEAIAPGQNAVVWHSLLSEGERVDGWHELATGRARIVVGARSAIFAPVQNLRLIVVDEEHEPAYKQDETPRYHGRDVAVMRAKLNNALCVLGSATPSLESYANAQAGRYKHLHMTQRIDDRQLPFIDVVDMRIEVMRSRGMTTLSQKLVGEMRDRFERKEQTILFLNRRGYSSSMICRSCGHVEECPHCSISMTYHRADEVLRCHLCGHERGAPVRCPECDSPEIRWRGTGTQRVEEAVQRVLPRARIERMDTDTMSKKNRFRQVLQAFRAGQIDILVGTQMIAKGLDFPNVTLVGLVDADISMHMPDFRATERTFQLLVQVAGRAGRGDRAGVVVVQTFTPQAEAIQFSRHADFDGFAEGELKLRKDFGYPPYRHLIHHSFRGPNPEKLMFFAEQWARHVEKEMGERLEVRGPSPSPIEKVKDHYRFQVWYFTHGVTRVIADLNRLRREFSWPDDVIQVMDVDPVNLG